In Actinoplanes sp. NBC_00393, a single genomic region encodes these proteins:
- a CDS encoding MFS transporter encodes MTTQLIPPRQSLRRLKLTLFPANVGMFLLWGAIPGILLPLQIEDLDPANKAANLAVVATFGAFVAMLAQPLAGTLSDRTRSRYGPRAPWIIGGALAGGLALVGMAAANTLVQIGIAWTIVQIAYNFAQGPLSAVMPDRVPEEKRGTFAAVIGFAAMFGALGGQIFGTRFAERVGAGYLLFAGLALVVFTVFVVFSPDRDNRADDRRPFSPAVLARSFWFNPRRHPDFAWAFLGRFLLYLGYFGITGYQLYILQEHIGLGDDAVDFVPILGLLMLVTTLIATAIGGPLSDRAGRRKIFIYAASIVCAIGLAGPWVLPTRTGMVIFALVTGFGFGLFQSVDTALVSQVLPAQEDAAKDLGVVNIAATLPQVLAPGVAGAIVVAVGYAALFPIAIALMILGGFAVAPIKAVR; translated from the coding sequence GTGACGACGCAGCTGATTCCCCCGCGGCAGTCCCTGCGCCGCCTGAAGCTCACCCTCTTCCCCGCCAACGTCGGGATGTTCCTGCTCTGGGGCGCCATCCCGGGGATCCTGCTGCCGCTGCAGATCGAGGACCTCGACCCGGCGAACAAGGCGGCCAACCTCGCCGTCGTCGCCACCTTCGGCGCCTTCGTGGCGATGCTGGCCCAGCCGCTCGCCGGCACCCTCTCCGACCGCACCCGCAGCCGGTACGGCCCACGAGCGCCCTGGATCATCGGCGGCGCCCTGGCCGGCGGCCTCGCGCTGGTCGGCATGGCCGCCGCGAACACCCTGGTCCAGATCGGCATCGCCTGGACGATCGTGCAGATCGCCTACAACTTCGCGCAGGGCCCGCTCAGCGCCGTCATGCCGGACCGGGTCCCGGAGGAGAAGCGCGGCACGTTCGCCGCGGTCATCGGTTTCGCCGCGATGTTCGGCGCCCTCGGCGGCCAGATCTTCGGCACCCGGTTCGCCGAGCGGGTCGGCGCCGGTTATCTGCTCTTCGCCGGTCTCGCCCTGGTCGTGTTCACCGTCTTCGTGGTCTTCAGCCCGGACCGCGACAACCGGGCCGACGACCGCCGCCCGTTCTCACCTGCCGTGCTGGCCCGCAGCTTCTGGTTCAACCCGCGCCGGCACCCCGACTTCGCGTGGGCGTTCCTCGGCCGGTTCCTGCTCTACCTCGGTTACTTCGGCATCACCGGGTACCAGCTCTACATCCTCCAGGAGCACATCGGCCTGGGCGACGACGCGGTCGACTTCGTACCGATCCTCGGTCTTCTCATGCTGGTGACCACCCTGATCGCGACCGCGATCGGCGGGCCCCTCTCGGACCGCGCCGGCCGGCGCAAGATCTTCATCTACGCCGCGTCGATCGTCTGCGCGATCGGCCTGGCCGGCCCGTGGGTGCTGCCCACCCGGACCGGCATGGTGATCTTCGCGCTGGTCACCGGCTTCGGCTTCGGCCTCTTCCAGTCGGTCGACACCGCGCTGGTCAGCCAGGTGCTGCCGGCCCAGGAGGACGCCGCCAAGGACCTCGGCGTGGTCAACATCGCGGCCACCCTGCCGCAGGTCCTCGCCCCCGGCGTGGCCGGCGCGATCGTCGTCGCCGTCGGCTACGCGGCCCTGTTCCCGATCGCCATCGCGCTCATGATCCTCGGCGGTTTCGCCGTCGCGCCCATCAAAGCGGTCCGCTAG
- a CDS encoding glycoside hydrolase family 3 protein: MYPYQDATLAIEQRVEDLLSRMALEDKAGLLFQQIAAIGEFDAPGLFGSPSMREMLGQGLTHFNILFAPSAREIAEWHNAVQDEARKHPLGIPVTISSDPRHSFTDNPAAALLSGPFAQFPEPLGLAAIGSEELVERFADLTRREYLAIGIRVALHPQIDLATEPRWARQSATFGEDAGLTTRLGVAYIRGLQGGEVGPASVSVMAKHFPGGGPQKDGEDPHFPYGREQIYPGGLFDLHLEPFKAAIDAGVAQLMPYYGMPVGLDGVEEVGFGFNQEIITGLLREKLGYEGIVCTDWGILSNTCWGVEHLSFEERMVKAIEAGVDQFGGEVRADVLVSLVKNGTISESRIDTSVRRLLREKFRLGLFENPYVDADRAEQIVGSAEARAEGLAAQAAAHTLLTNAGGGPARLPLATGLKIYAEGLSAEALGDRGTLVGTPAEADVAILKLQAPFEQRGDGTTVESFFRAGSLEFPDAEIERIRTVAAAVPTVADVYLDRPAILAPVAGAAHSLLANFGATDEAIVRVLFGEAEPQGSLPFDIPASMAAVEASRPDVPFDTADPTFRFGHGLRYA; the protein is encoded by the coding sequence ATGTACCCGTACCAGGACGCCACCCTCGCCATCGAGCAGCGCGTCGAGGACCTGCTCTCCCGGATGGCCCTCGAAGACAAGGCCGGCCTGCTCTTCCAGCAGATCGCCGCGATCGGCGAGTTCGACGCGCCGGGCCTGTTCGGCTCGCCGTCGATGCGGGAGATGCTGGGCCAGGGCCTCACCCACTTCAACATCCTGTTCGCGCCGAGCGCGCGGGAGATCGCCGAGTGGCACAACGCCGTGCAGGACGAGGCCCGCAAGCATCCGCTCGGCATTCCGGTCACCATCTCCAGCGACCCGCGGCACAGCTTCACCGACAACCCGGCCGCGGCGCTGCTGTCCGGCCCGTTCGCGCAGTTCCCGGAGCCGCTCGGGCTGGCCGCGATCGGTTCGGAGGAGCTCGTCGAGCGGTTCGCCGACCTGACCCGCCGGGAGTACCTGGCCATCGGCATCCGGGTCGCCCTGCACCCGCAGATCGACCTGGCGACCGAGCCGCGCTGGGCCCGGCAGTCGGCCACCTTCGGGGAGGACGCCGGGCTGACCACGCGGCTCGGTGTCGCGTACATCCGCGGGTTGCAGGGTGGCGAGGTCGGGCCGGCCTCGGTGTCGGTGATGGCCAAGCACTTCCCCGGCGGCGGGCCGCAGAAGGACGGCGAAGACCCGCATTTCCCGTACGGGCGGGAGCAGATCTACCCGGGCGGTCTCTTCGACCTGCACCTGGAGCCGTTCAAGGCGGCCATCGACGCCGGTGTCGCCCAGTTGATGCCCTACTACGGCATGCCGGTCGGGCTGGACGGGGTCGAGGAGGTCGGCTTCGGCTTCAACCAGGAGATCATCACCGGGCTGCTGCGGGAGAAGCTCGGCTACGAGGGCATCGTCTGCACCGACTGGGGCATCCTGTCCAACACCTGCTGGGGCGTCGAGCACCTGAGCTTCGAGGAGCGCATGGTCAAGGCGATCGAGGCCGGCGTCGACCAGTTCGGCGGTGAGGTACGGGCAGACGTGCTGGTCAGCCTCGTGAAGAACGGCACGATCAGCGAGTCCCGGATCGACACGTCGGTCCGCCGGCTGCTGCGGGAGAAGTTCCGTCTCGGGCTCTTCGAGAACCCGTACGTCGACGCCGACCGCGCCGAGCAGATCGTCGGATCCGCCGAGGCCCGGGCCGAGGGCCTCGCTGCCCAGGCCGCCGCGCACACCCTGCTGACCAACGCCGGCGGCGGCCCGGCCCGGCTGCCGCTCGCCACCGGTCTCAAGATCTACGCCGAGGGCCTGTCCGCCGAGGCGCTCGGCGACCGGGGCACCCTGGTCGGCACCCCGGCCGAGGCCGACGTCGCGATCCTCAAGCTGCAGGCGCCGTTCGAGCAGCGCGGCGACGGCACCACGGTGGAGTCGTTCTTCCGGGCCGGCTCCCTGGAGTTCCCGGACGCGGAGATCGAGCGGATCCGGACCGTCGCCGCCGCGGTGCCGACCGTCGCCGACGTCTACCTGGACCGGCCCGCCATCCTGGCGCCGGTCGCCGGCGCCGCGCACTCGCTGCTCGCCAACTTCGGCGCGACCGACGAGGCGATCGTGCGGGTGCTGTTCGGGGAGGCCGAGCCACAGGGCAGCCTGCCGTTCGACATCCCGGCCTCGATGGCGGCGGTCGAGGCGAGCCGCCCGGACGTGCCCTTCGACACCGCCGACCCGACGTTCCGCTTCGGCCACGGCCTGCGCTACGCCTGA
- a CDS encoding glycosyltransferase family 2 protein, whose protein sequence is MDVSVVIPTCNRPNLAVRAVRSALDQTHGDLEVIVVVDGPDEATEKALAEVGDPRLRVVVLPVRGNAPNARNVGAREARGRYVALLDDDDEWLPEKLATQLALAAASPAKSPVVASRLISRTPRADSVMPRRLPADGEPLSEYFTVRKGLFYGDGFIQTSTILAPAELLRRIPFTVGLRRQQELDWTLRAVRDPDVELIYAAEPLVLWHQDENRHRISLEMPYEQQMTWLRANRELFTPRAYAAFTLSVMSSMAAPSRRGRHFRELLTEARAHGRPGALDYLTHAQIWALPPGLRHRVRDMIMGNRVNAA, encoded by the coding sequence ATGGACGTCAGCGTCGTCATTCCGACCTGCAACCGCCCGAACCTGGCCGTCCGCGCCGTCCGCAGCGCTCTCGACCAGACCCACGGCGACCTCGAGGTGATCGTCGTGGTCGACGGTCCGGACGAGGCCACCGAGAAGGCGCTGGCCGAGGTCGGCGACCCACGGCTGCGCGTGGTGGTGCTCCCGGTCCGCGGCAACGCGCCGAACGCCCGCAACGTCGGCGCCCGTGAGGCCCGCGGCCGGTACGTCGCCCTGCTCGACGACGACGACGAATGGCTGCCCGAGAAGCTCGCGACGCAGCTCGCGCTCGCCGCGGCGTCGCCGGCGAAGTCGCCGGTGGTGGCGAGCCGGCTGATCAGCCGTACCCCGCGCGCCGACTCGGTGATGCCGCGCCGGTTGCCGGCCGACGGTGAGCCGCTCAGCGAATACTTCACCGTGCGCAAGGGCCTGTTCTACGGCGACGGCTTCATCCAGACCTCCACCATCCTGGCCCCGGCCGAGCTGCTGCGCCGGATCCCGTTCACCGTGGGCCTGCGCCGCCAGCAGGAACTGGACTGGACGCTGCGGGCGGTTCGCGACCCCGACGTGGAACTGATCTACGCCGCCGAGCCGCTGGTCCTCTGGCACCAGGACGAGAACCGGCACCGGATCAGCCTCGAGATGCCGTACGAGCAGCAGATGACCTGGCTGCGCGCCAACCGGGAGTTGTTCACGCCCCGGGCGTACGCCGCCTTCACACTCAGCGTGATGAGTTCGATGGCCGCGCCGTCGCGCCGGGGCCGGCACTTCCGGGAGTTGCTCACCGAGGCCCGCGCCCACGGCCGTCCCGGCGCGCTCGACTATCTGACCCATGCGCAGATCTGGGCGCTGCCACCCGGCCTGCGGCACCGGGTCCGCGACATGATCATGGGAAACCGGGTCAATGCCGCCTGA